The Cupriavidus necator N-1 DNA window AGCATGAAGGTCATGTCTTTGCTGTCGACCTGGGCCACCTGCTCGGCTTCGATGCGGGCCGCCGACTGCAGCGCGGGCACCGCTGCCAGCAACGACGACACCGGCACGGTCGCCGCCTGGTAGCGAGCGCTGCTGGCGGAGTTGCCGGCCGCGCCAGCGATGGTGCCGCCGGTGGCAAGTACGACGATGCGAGGCAATTGGGTCATGGAGGCGTGCAAAGAAAGTGGGAAAACAGGAATGCCGATTGTAACGGGCGCGCCCCGCCTCGCCGCGGGCCCGCGCTGGCGATCCACAATCCGTCCATGCGACACGCCCCAAAAATTCTGCTTGCGCTCAGGCCGATACTGTATAAAATCACAGCATACTGTTTAAACATACAGTGCCTGGCCAGCCGGATGCAGGATAAAGGATCGACCGATCCCTTACCCGGAATCCCCGCGGCCCCGCACGGAATGGCGATCCCATGGCGACCCTGACACCCCGGCAGCAGCAGATTTTCGATCTGATCCGCAACACGATCCGCCGCACCGGCTTTCCGCCCACGCGCGCCGAAATCGCCGCAGAATTCGGCTTCTCATCGCCCAATGCCGCAGAAGAACACCTGAGGGCGCTGGCACGCAAGGGCGTGATCGAATTGACCCCGGGCGCCTCACGCGGCATCCGCCTGAAGGTGGCACGCAGCGATTCGGAAATGCCTGACCAGTTTTCGTTGCCGATGGCCGGCGTGATGCAGCTGACGCTGCCGCTGGTGGGCCGCGTTGCTGCCGGCAGCCCGATACTCGCCGCCGAGCATATCGACCGCCAGTACCAGGTCGACGCCTCGGTCTTCGACGAACGCCCCGATTACCTGCTGCGCGTGCGCGGCCTGAGCATGCGCGATGCCGGCATCCTCGATGGCGACCTGCTGGCCGTGCGCCGCGCCAGCGAAGCCGCCAACGGCAAGATCGTGGTGGCGCGCCTAGGTGATGACGTGACCGTCAAGCGCCTGCAGCGGCGCGGTGGCCATATCGAACTGATCGCAGAAAACCCGGACTTCACCAACATCATCGTGGAGCCTGGCGAGGAGTTCTCGCTGGAAGGCATCGCCGTCGGTCTGATCCGATCTTCCGGCTTCTAGCCGGGCACCGCAGGCAGCGAGCCTGCGCGGGCCCACCCGCTTCCATTGCTTTGCAGACGCCACCCGGCTTGCCGGGTGTTGACCCCGCTTTGCCCAAAAGAGGTGCCACCATGCCGCAAATCCACCAAGTCGCCGCCCGTCGCCCGGTCAAGCCCGTGCCGTTCCGCCAGAGCAAGGGCGTACGCGTCTACCAGGGTACGCAGCGCCGCACCATGGTCGGCAGCATGGCGGCGATCTGCCGCATGCTTGAACTCGAAACCGCCGAAAAGCTGGCTGCCTGAACCCTGCGGGCGCAGCCCGCGTAGCCGTGGGCCCCGCCCTCAGCTACGCGCACACGCCTTGGCTTCGGCTTCCAGCTCCTGCGGCGTCAGCTGCGGGAACCACGTATCGCTCTTGCGCAGTTCCAGAGCCGTACCATCCGGCTTCGCCGTCAGCGAAATCAGATAGGCGTATCGGTATTCACCCCCAGACGTGGTCTGGCCGATGCGGATCTCAGTCTGGTTCTTCGCCGGATAGTTGATGACCGCGGCGTCATCGCCCAGATTGTTGCGCAGGCATTTCGCAACATCGCCCATCGTTGCTGGCGTGAACAAGCGCATGGGCGCACGCGCGCGAATGTCCTTTTCAGAAGTACCGGTGGCACACCCTGCCACCATGGCTGCCATCGCTACGCCAATCACTGCCGCTCGAACAGACATACCATCCCCGGGGAATGCAAAACGGCGCCCTCGCGAGGCGCCGTTCTGGAAAATGCTTTGGGGTGGCTGATGGGACTCGAACCCACGACGACAGGAATCACAATCCTGGACTCTACCAACTGAGCTACAGCCACCGTAGAGGTCATCAGCGCGTTACGTTGCTGATCGACGAAAACCAAGATTATACAAACAGTTTTCCGAGATGGCTAGTATCCGGCACAATTTTTTTTAGATAAAAGCTCAGGTTCGGGACGGGCTCCACTTTGCCTCAAGCAGCACTGCCTGCTTGATGGCCTCGACGGTCTCGGCTTCGGTATCGAACTGCCCCAACAGGCGGCGCGACTTGCCGTTCAGCACGGCTTCCTGCAACGCCTTGCCCGCGGCTTCCGAAGTGCCGGGGTGCCAGCAGTAGCGTGCCGTCCATTTGCCGTCCTGCAGTTGCTCGGCAACCCAGACCACCCTGAAGTCTTCATAGACAACACCGAACGGCGCTTCGTTTTCCACGTTTGCTCTTTCCACGCTGCCCCCTGCCGGCATCGGTCCGCATGCCATGCCTTGTCTCGCCTGGGGCAAATGCGAGGGATCGTATCACGGCCGCCGACCAGGGCGCCCGGCCCGGCTGGCACCTTCGCGCATGCCGTCGATCGCTCGCGGAAATATGCTGTGCACAGCCCCTACCTCTGCAGGGTTCATGCCGCAAATGCGCGAAGCGATACTTGCGCCTGAGGGACATTGACCCCCCTCGACCTTCCCGTCAGGCGGCCCGCCCCATCGGGCCGCCTGCCTCTTTTTGGCCACCCTGCCCGCTCATTGCCGTGGCGCCAGCACCTGGCGATGGAACCTCACGAGCGTATGCGAGCCCAATCGACGTCATCGACAAAATCGATACGTCAACGAACGCAGGGAACGGGAATGCAAATCAAGTGTAGATGGCCTGCGCGAATTCTTGCGCTGACAGTATTGGCGGCCTTGCTCGGCGGATGTGCTGGCGGCGGGCTCGACGGCAGGGAATCCAGCATCACGACATACGGCACGCTGGACGTAGGCATCAGCCATACGCGCTAGCCTGCCAGCGTGACCGATGGAACTCTTTACGAGGGCGACCGTCAAATTCCCTCGTCTGGCGCATGCAAAGCGAGCGCGCAAAAAAAGAGTCCGCAGCGCGGACTCTTAAATTTAGCGATCTCAAATGCCCTGAAGGCGGTTGCACTGTAACTGTCATCCCGGCAATGCACCATACGGGTAAACGAAGAGCAACAAGCCTGGCGTAGCAGCAAGAAAGCGCCGACAAAAAAAAGCCCGCCGAAGCGGGCTAATAATCAGTTGAAGAAAGCCCTGTATTCGAGGGCAGGCACAGTGTATGGAAGTGCCCTGCCTCAGCGAATTAGGGGAATCCCTTTCCTGGCGCCGGTTTCCGGGCGATCAGGCATTGCAAGTGCGGCGCGCGGTACCCCCGCGCAGCCATGCACATTTTCACGATTTGAAGTTAGAACGCGGCCTCGGCAGTGCGCGCGCGGGCCACGCTCGCTTACGCGGCAAGTGGCTCTTGTGTCTGCGGCCGCAAGTGCGCGCGCGCCTCTTCGAACAATGCATTCACATCGGCACGCGTGCGTGCCGCATTCATGCGCTTGGCATCCGACAGCACGCGGCGCCAGCCGCGCCCGCCCGCAATGCCACGATGCAGGCCGAGCATGTGGCGCGTGACCACACCCATATATCCACCCCGCTCCACCAGGTCGCCGATATAGCGCTGCATCGCCAGTTCGACGTCGAGCCGCGACGGCGTCGGCGCACTCGCATCGCCATAGAAGCGCGCATCCATTTCGGCCAATACATAGGGCTGATGGTATGCCTCGCGACCGATCATCACGCCATCGACGTGCTCGAGGTGGGCCGCCATCTCGTCATAGCTGACGATGCCGCCGTTGATCAGGATCTCCAGGCCCGGAAACTCCTGCTTCAGCTGGTACGCCACCTCATAGCGCAGCGGCGGAATCTCACGGTTTTCTTTCGGGCTCAGGCCCTTCAGGATCGCATTGCGCGCGTGGACGATAAACGTGCCGCAACCCGCCTCGGCCACCCGGCCGACGAAATCACGAACGAAATCGTAGTGCTCGATCTTGTCGATGCCGATGCGATGCTTGACGGTGACCGGGATGTCCACCGCTTCGCGCATCGCCTTGACGCAGTCGGCCACCAGTTGCGGCTCTGCCATCAGGCAGGCGCCGAAGGCCCCGCGCTGCACGCGCTCGGACGGGCAGCCGCAGTTCAGGTTGACTTCCGCATAGCCCCATTGCTGGCCCAGCTTGGCCGCCATGGCAAGATCGGCCGGCTCGCTGCCGCCCAACTGCAGCGCGACCGGGTGCTCGGCCGCATCGAAATCCAGATGGCGCGGGACGTCGCCATGCAGCAGCGCGCCGGTGGTCACCATCTCGGTGTACAGCCAGGTGTGGCGGCTGAGCTGGCGGTGGAACATGCGGCAGTGGCGGTCGGTCCAGTCCATCATCGGGGCCACAGATATTTTGCGAGCCCTTATATTTCCTTGTTTCCCGCCTGTAGCCTCAGTTTCCGGGGTGCCGTGAGTGCGTTCCATTTCCTGCCGATTCCGCCTATTTCGTCCAATTTTTCCGTCCCAAGCGCTACGATTTAGCACCATCTCAACTTTTGTAGCGCCGAGAATATGGGGACGATCACGCAGCGCGTGCGAAAGGACGGAAGTATAGGGTACACCGCGCAGGTTCGCCTGAGCCAAGGCAGCGCCGTCGTGTTCAACTTGGCGCACCTGAGCTCGGTCTTCTCTATCGCCCAGCCGGCATGGAGGTCCCCGCTCAACGAGCAAGCCATGGCGGATGCATGCAAGGTGCTCGGCAAGCTTGGAGGCATCAGTCGGTCGAAACGACAATAGGCCACGCAGGGATAGCCACCCTGAAGAAAATGACCGATGGCGATTCCGGTCAGCGCGCTATACTGTATATCCATACAGTACTCATCCATGCCCCCGCCATGTCGCCCGAACCTGCAAACTGCCCCATCTGCGGCGCTGCCGCCGAGCGCACTCGCGCCCCATCTCATGGCTACCTCTACCATTGCCCGAGCTGTGGCGCCTTTCTCATCACCAACAGCGCACTAGTCCGTAGGAAGGACATTCCGAGTTCCGCCCGGGAAAATGTCCGGCTGCTGCGGGCTTATGGCCACCAGCCGCAGATCGAGGTTTCTCGGGACGGCGTGCGCGTCGTCGCCGGTCGGAGCTGAGCATGGGCAACAGCAAACGCGCGGCAGGCTGCCATCTTCCGGCCACAACCCCCGAGCCGTTCCCCGCTCCCGGCGCAAACGGCATCCTCGGTCGAGTTCAGGGGCACTACATTGCCGCTGGCCTGCAGACGCTGCCTCGTGCCACGCACGACGGGCCGAGCCACCATGAGGTCCTGGTCGAGGCTGGGCACCTCGGCACCGTCCGGCTTTTCATCGAGAAGAAGCTGGCCCGCCACAACCGACACAGCCACTACTACTGGTCGGCCTATCGGGCTGAGCCAGCTGAAGAGCAACAGCACGGCTAGGCCAACTACCCCCGGGAAACCCGCTCGCAAGCACGCTTCCGCAATCCGGGTAGCGGTGGCGTACTCGGCCAGTGCATTGTTGATGCGAGGGGCGTTGTCCAGTGCTCCACAACTTCCGGTGGTGCCGCCGGATTTGACTCAAATGGAGTAGCAGCGTGTGAAGCTGGCTGCCGGCCCGGTAGCGGCACTATGTGCAGCATGCCAAAGAGTTAGTTGGGCTCAGCCCATCAGGCTTACTCGTTCATCCGACAGAGCTCAGGATGCCTGACGGCCGACCGCGATCACGCTCGGGCGTCCTTTAGTGTCCTCGATGCGTGGAAGGATGCCCGAAGCAATGCTCTGCCTAACCGCGGCTTTCAGCTCAGCAACATCCCAACGCCCCTGTTCGATGGCGCCCAGCGCATCGCCAGCGACTGCGAATCGCCCGCCACAGGCAGCGCAACGGTAAATGCGGCTGCCATGCAGGGGATCTTGTCGGTCGAGCCAGCGTCGCGCCAACGCGGTGCATAGCAAGCAAGGTACGGCTTCGGTTGTACTCACAGTCTAACCTTGGTCGATTGCCCAACCCGCCTGAATGCCGGCCCAGCGTGTTGCAGCCGATTTTCGGCTAGGGCGCGCATTATGGAATGCATGCCTCATCGCCCTACTCGGGTGGCCAGCGCAAAAAATGCGAAGACCGCCGGCATGCACTTGGCCAGTACCCCAAAGGCGATCAACTCCCTAAATAATGGCACCCGCAGCAGCCATGGGACCCATAGTTCAGGGGTCAGCATTAGGGACAGCAAGACATAAGTAGTCAATCCTGAGGCATAAGGGCGCATGACCGTGTCCTCGTAGTCGCAGTAGTGTCGACTTAAGTTTCAATTAAGAAACATCCCTTTGGAGGGTAGAACTGTTCGCAAGCCAACAGAACCAACCGGCGCAGCCGGGGGCAGCGCCCCCCCCTAATTAGAGGGATGTCCAGAATGAGGGATAGCGTCATGCTGACGGAAGCGCGCGGCTGCGACTCACGCGCTTCCACTTTCCGCCCTCGCCAACCCTGGCCGAGGGCTTTTCTTTGGTCGAACGGCACCTGATACCCGCCCCCGTTCGCCGCGCGGAGACTGGCCGCATCCCACCTGGATGAAGATTAGGCGACGGGGGGGGCGGTGCCGCCGGAGAGATTCAAGCGGCCCGGTCAACGTTGGCATCTTTGCCTACGACTCTTCGAATAATTTGGTCGGGCAAACAATGACTAGCAGCAGTACCACAAATCCACAAATGCACGGAACCGGGGCGGATGCGCACGCCTTCGTAACCTGGCACGCCCACGGGAGTTACAGGCTACCGCGTCGAGGTTCGCAGCGCACCGCCCCGGCAGTATCAGCGCGGCGCAGTCCGCTCGATCCAGCCTGCAAACGTCGTCAGAAATTTGCCGAGAAAGCCCTTGGTCGATTCATTGGCGATCGCGCCCTGCTCGTCAAGCAGCTTGTCGACGCCGCTGATATACGCCTCAGGCTGCTGCAGCATCGGGACATTGAGGAACACCATCGACTGGCGCAGGTGCTGGTTGGCACCGAAGCCACCGATAGCGCCGGGCGAAGCGCTGATGACGGCGCCAGGCTTGCCGTCCCAAACGCTGCTGCCGTAGGGCCGCGAGCCCACGTCGATGGCGTTCTTCAGCGGCGCGGGCACGGAGCGGTTGTATTCCGGGGTCACGAACAACACGGCGTCGGCGCGGCGGACGCGGTCGCGGAACGTGGTCCAGGCCTGGGTAGGTTTGTCGTCCAGGTCCTGGTTGTACAACTGCAGCTCGCCGATCTCGACAATCTCCAGCCTGAGCTGCGGCGGCGCCAGCGCGATCAGCGCCTTGGCCAGCTTACGGTTGTATGACTCCTTGCGCAGGCTTCCCACCAGTACAACGACATCACGAGGATTGCTCATTGCGACTCCTTTGACTGTGCGAACGGAATGACGCGGACGGCGCACGCGACCAGGGTTGGCCTGGCCCTGTGCGCCGGTCCAGCCGCAACTCTACCCGAGTCGGCGCCGGCGTGTCCTGCGCAGGAATCGTCAGGCAGCGATGCCCAGCGACGCCAGCGGATGCTCCCCGGCGCGCCACGGGCTGTCGAAGAACGACAGCACCTTCTCTCGGCTGACATCATCAAGCCGGGCGTGTTGCCAGCGCGGCTTGTGATCCTTGTCGACGGCGAGCGCGCGGATACCCTCGACACCATCGCCCTTACGGAACACGTAGTACATCATGTCCAGTTCCATGCGCAGCTCGTCTTCGAGCGACATGCTGCGCGCACGGCGGATCTGCTCCAGCGTCACGCACAGCATCAGCGGCGAGCGGCTGCGCAGCATGGCGGCGGTCTGCGCGGCCCAGTCACCCGCGGCGTCGCTGACGGCGGCAAGGATGTCCGGCATGGTGTTGCCCGCGAACAGGCTGTCGATCTGCGCCGACAACCCGCCCAGCGTGCTTTGCGCCGGCACGCAGTCATCGCGGTGCGCAGCGGTAAAGCCTTCGATGTGCGCCAGCACGGCGTCGCCGCTGGCAAACTGCTGTGTGCGCAGCGAATCGACCAGTTCGGCCAGCCAGTTGCCCGGCAGATAGGCGTCGGCCAGCCCGGCGTAGAGCGCGTCGGCGGCATGGATCACGGTGCCGGTCAGCCCCAGGTACTCGCCGATGCGGCCCGGCGTGCGCGCCAGGAACCAGCCGCCGCCCACATCCGGGAACAGTCCGATATTGGTTTCCGGCATCGCCATCTTGGTGCGATCGGTGACCAGGCGCAGCCGCGCCCCTTGCGAGATACCCATGCCGCCGCCCATCACCACGCCGTCCATCAGTGCGATATAGGGCTTGGCGTAGCGGTGGATCAGAAAGTTCAGCGCGTATTCCTCGACAAAGAACTGGTCGAGCAGCAGATCGCCTTCGTGCACAGCCTTGTGGAAATAGCGGATATCGCCACCAGCGCAGAAGGCCTTGCCGCCGGCACCCGCGACCACCACCGCCACCACCTCGGGCGCGGCGGCCCAGGTCTGCAGCGCCTGGGTGATGGCGCGGATCATGTCGAGCGACAGGGCGTTGAGCGCCTGCGGGCGGTTCAGCGTCAGGTATCCGATGCCACCGCGTACCTCTGTCGTGACGAATTCAGTCATGTCGTACTCCTCCAATGCAACTCGCGATTTTACGCCAGTCGCATTGGCAAGCGCACCCCTGCGGGCAGCTTGCGGCGCATGCGCCCTGCACCATCAGGCCAGCCGGAACGTCGCCACCAGCGAGGTCAGGCGCTGCGCCTGGTCTTCAAGCGCCGCCGCCGCCGCTGCCGCCTGCTCCACCAGCGCCGCATTCTGCTGTGTCATGCTGTCCATCTGCGACACTGCAACGTTGACCTGCTCGATGCCATTGGACTGCTCGTCCGAGGCCGCGCTGAT harbors:
- the lexA gene encoding transcriptional repressor LexA — its product is MATLTPRQQQIFDLIRNTIRRTGFPPTRAEIAAEFGFSSPNAAEEHLRALARKGVIELTPGASRGIRLKVARSDSEMPDQFSLPMAGVMQLTLPLVGRVAAGSPILAAEHIDRQYQVDASVFDERPDYLLRVRGLSMRDAGILDGDLLAVRRASEAANGKIVVARLGDDVTVKRLQRRGGHIELIAENPDFTNIIVEPGEEFSLEGIAVGLIRSSGF
- the dusA gene encoding tRNA dihydrouridine(20/20a) synthase DusA, with the protein product MERTHGTPETEATGGKQGNIRARKISVAPMMDWTDRHCRMFHRQLSRHTWLYTEMVTTGALLHGDVPRHLDFDAAEHPVALQLGGSEPADLAMAAKLGQQWGYAEVNLNCGCPSERVQRGAFGACLMAEPQLVADCVKAMREAVDIPVTVKHRIGIDKIEHYDFVRDFVGRVAEAGCGTFIVHARNAILKGLSPKENREIPPLRYEVAYQLKQEFPGLEILINGGIVSYDEMAAHLEHVDGVMIGREAYHQPYVLAEMDARFYGDASAPTPSRLDVELAMQRYIGDLVERGGYMGVVTRHMLGLHRGIAGGRGWRRVLSDAKRMNAARTRADVNALFEEARAHLRPQTQEPLAA
- a CDS encoding NADPH-dependent FMN reductase: MSNPRDVVVLVGSLRKESYNRKLAKALIALAPPQLRLEIVEIGELQLYNQDLDDKPTQAWTTFRDRVRRADAVLFVTPEYNRSVPAPLKNAIDVGSRPYGSSVWDGKPGAVISASPGAIGGFGANQHLRQSMVFLNVPMLQQPEAYISGVDKLLDEQGAIANESTKGFLGKFLTTFAGWIERTAPR
- a CDS encoding enoyl-CoA hydratase/isomerase family protein, whose amino-acid sequence is MTEFVTTEVRGGIGYLTLNRPQALNALSLDMIRAITQALQTWAAAPEVVAVVVAGAGGKAFCAGGDIRYFHKAVHEGDLLLDQFFVEEYALNFLIHRYAKPYIALMDGVVMGGGMGISQGARLRLVTDRTKMAMPETNIGLFPDVGGGWFLARTPGRIGEYLGLTGTVIHAADALYAGLADAYLPGNWLAELVDSLRTQQFASGDAVLAHIEGFTAAHRDDCVPAQSTLGGLSAQIDSLFAGNTMPDILAAVSDAAGDWAAQTAAMLRSRSPLMLCVTLEQIRRARSMSLEDELRMELDMMYYVFRKGDGVEGIRALAVDKDHKPRWQHARLDDVSREKVLSFFDSPWRAGEHPLASLGIAA